From a single Penaeus vannamei isolate JL-2024 chromosome 25, ASM4276789v1, whole genome shotgun sequence genomic region:
- the LOC113820345 gene encoding LOW QUALITY PROTEIN: acireductone dioxygenase-like (The sequence of the model RefSeq protein was modified relative to this genomic sequence to represent the inferred CDS: substituted 1 base at 1 genomic stop codon), translated as MVNAWLMDNSDEDKRKEHHLSPPEYVTLEKLRTDTGVLYWKLDEKNFXPGLEKIKSSRGYSYSDVIQVSPEKLPNYEEKLKIFYEEHIHTDEEIRFVLEGSGYLDVRDKEDKWIRIEVTPGDLLILPAGIYHRFTLDTKNYIKAMRLFVGVPVWTPHNRPADDMDARKEYVKRQKEGFSEE; from the exons ATGGTAAATGCTTGGCTCATGGACAACAGTGATGAGGACAAGCGAAAGGAGCATCACCTTTCACCACCAGAATATGTGACCCTTGAGAAACTTCGTACTGACACTGGAGTTCTGTACTGGAAG ctGGATGAGAAAAATTTTTAACCTGGGCTTGAGAAGATAAAATCCAGCCGAGGCTACTCATACTCAGATGTCATTCAAGTCTCGCCAGAAAAGCTCCCAAATTATGAAGAAAAG CTCAAAATCTTCTACGAAGAACACATCCACACTGATGAAGAAATCCGTTTTGTCCTGGAAGGCTCCGGGTATTTAGACGTTCGAGACAAGGAAGACAAGTGGATTAGGATTGAAGTGACACCTGGAGACCTCCTGATTCTCCCAGCTGGAATCTATCACCGATTCACTCTAGATACTAAG AACTATATCAAGGCCATGAGACTGTTTGTTGGGGTTCCAGTGTGGACTCCACACAACCGACCTGCCGATGACATGGACGCTCGCAAAGAGTATGtaaagaggcagaaagaaggCTTTAGTGAGGAGTGA